A genomic stretch from Candidatus Edwardsbacteria bacterium includes:
- the rfbB gene encoding dTDP-glucose 4,6-dehydratase translates to MAKTILITGGAGFIGSNFVRLMLGKYPDHNIINLDKLTYAGNPENLKDIRSHKNYRFVQGDICDAGLVDGLMPGVEWVVNFAAETHVDRSVDDPFVFTQTNVIGTHTLLEYARRHRVKGFIQIGTDEVYGSVETGSSVESDKLDPRSPYSSSKAAGDLLALSYHTTFGMDVRVTRCTNNYGPYQFPEKLIPFFVTNALEDRELPIYGDGRNVRDWLYVEDHCQAIDFILHHGQAGDIYNIGGGQEMENIQITDIILKELNKPASLKKYVQDRPGHDRRYSLDISKMLKLGWKPRHTFDAAIKETIKWYRENERWWRDIKEGKREYQDFKDRWYKER, encoded by the coding sequence ATGGCCAAAACAATTTTAATTACCGGCGGGGCGGGGTTCATCGGCAGCAATTTCGTCCGGTTGATGCTGGGCAAATACCCGGATCATAATATCATCAACCTGGACAAGCTGACCTATGCCGGGAATCCGGAGAACCTCAAGGATATCCGATCCCACAAGAATTACCGGTTCGTTCAGGGCGATATCTGCGATGCCGGGCTGGTCGACGGCCTGATGCCGGGGGTGGAATGGGTGGTCAATTTTGCCGCCGAGACCCACGTGGACCGCTCGGTGGACGATCCCTTCGTCTTCACCCAGACCAATGTCATCGGCACCCATACCCTGCTGGAATATGCCCGCCGCCACCGGGTCAAGGGGTTCATCCAGATCGGGACCGACGAGGTCTACGGCAGCGTGGAGACCGGATCATCGGTGGAATCCGACAAATTGGACCCCCGCAGCCCATATTCGTCCTCCAAGGCGGCCGGCGATCTGCTGGCCCTGTCCTATCACACCACCTTCGGAATGGATGTCCGGGTCACCCGCTGCACAAATAATTACGGGCCCTATCAGTTTCCGGAGAAGCTGATACCGTTCTTCGTCACCAATGCCCTGGAGGACAGGGAGCTTCCCATCTACGGCGACGGCCGGAACGTCCGGGACTGGCTGTATGTGGAGGATCACTGCCAGGCCATAGATTTCATCCTGCACCACGGGCAGGCCGGGGATATCTACAATATCGGGGGCGGTCAGGAGATGGAGAATATCCAGATCACCGATATCATCCTGAAGGAGTTGAACAAGCCGGCCAGCCTTAAAAAATACGTCCAGGACCGGCCGGGGCACGACAGGCGCTATTCGCTGGACATCTCCAAGATGCTTAAACTGGGCTGGAAGCCCCGGCACACTTTTGATGCGGCCATCAAGGAGACCATCAAATGGTATAGGGAGAACGAAAGGTGGTGGCGCGACATCAAAGAGGGCAAGCGGGAGTACCAGGATTTCAAGGACCGCTGGTACAAAGAGAGATAA
- a CDS encoding dTDP-4-dehydrorhamnose 3,5-epimerase family protein, which produces MIEGVKIKKLKVIPDERGRLMEILRCDDEVFQKFGQVYLSTTYPGVVKGWHYHKAQTDNIVCVKGMLKLVLFDNRENSATNGQVNEFFIGEHNPMLVQVPKGVYHGWKCVSGDEAMVINCPSEAYNYSQPDEYRLDPHQNDVPYKWDRKDG; this is translated from the coding sequence ATGATCGAAGGCGTCAAGATAAAAAAACTGAAGGTCATTCCCGATGAGCGAGGCCGGCTGATGGAGATATTGCGCTGCGACGACGAGGTCTTCCAAAAATTCGGCCAGGTCTACCTCAGCACCACCTATCCCGGGGTGGTCAAGGGGTGGCATTATCACAAGGCCCAGACCGATAACATCGTCTGCGTAAAGGGCATGCTGAAGCTGGTGCTGTTCGACAACCGCGAAAACTCGGCCACCAACGGCCAGGTCAACGAATTCTTCATCGGCGAGCATAACCCCATGCTGGTGCAGGTTCCCAAGGGCGTCTACCACGGATGGAAATGCGTCTCCGGCGATGAGGCCATGGTGATCAACTGCCCCTCCGAGGCCTACAATTATTCCCAGCCCGACGAATATCGGCTCGACCCCCACCAGAACGATGTGCCCTATAAATGGGACCGCAAGGACGGATGA
- a CDS encoding GDP-mannose 4,6-dehydratase — translation MRVFITGIEGFVGHHLARHLISAGHEVSGSYFDEPAVGELKDSCALFRIDLRSGQGLRQALATARPQCLYHLAAQSSPAVSFQKPVDTFEINVIGLVNLLEEMRRTVPECKLVMVSSCEVYGLTDTSDPVQEDHPYNAASPYAVSKISQEQLAIQYFHSYQMNTIVARAFPHTGPGQPEMFALPSFARQIAGIAKHGSDPVVLVGNLSARRDISDVRDIVKAYVLLAEAGQPGEVYNVCSGKNITIQQALEMLIKLSGKKIEVRTDPQRFRPLDLPILWGDNGKISRQTGWQPEYGIERTLRELYQYWLDRV, via the coding sequence GTGAGGGTTTTCATCACCGGCATAGAGGGTTTTGTGGGCCATCATCTGGCCCGGCATCTGATATCCGCCGGGCATGAGGTCTCCGGTAGTTATTTTGATGAGCCGGCGGTGGGAGAGCTCAAAGATAGCTGCGCCCTTTTCCGGATAGACCTGCGGAGCGGCCAGGGGCTGCGCCAGGCGCTGGCCACCGCCAGGCCCCAATGCCTGTACCACCTGGCGGCCCAGAGCTCACCGGCCGTATCATTCCAAAAGCCGGTGGACACCTTTGAGATAAACGTCATCGGCCTGGTGAACCTGCTGGAGGAGATGCGGAGAACCGTCCCGGAATGTAAATTGGTGATGGTCAGCTCCTGCGAGGTCTACGGCCTGACCGACACCTCCGATCCGGTCCAGGAGGACCATCCCTACAACGCCGCCAGCCCGTACGCCGTCAGCAAGATATCCCAGGAGCAGCTGGCCATCCAGTATTTTCACTCCTATCAGATGAATACGATAGTGGCCAGGGCCTTCCCGCATACCGGTCCGGGGCAGCCGGAGATGTTCGCCCTGCCCAGTTTTGCCCGGCAGATAGCCGGGATCGCAAAACACGGGAGCGATCCGGTGGTCCTGGTGGGAAACCTCAGCGCCCGGCGTGACATCTCGGATGTAAGGGACATAGTGAAGGCCTACGTTCTGCTGGCTGAAGCGGGCCAGCCCGGGGAGGTTTACAATGTCTGCTCGGGCAAGAACATCACCATTCAGCAGGCTCTGGAGATGTTGATAAAGTTATCGGGCAAAAAGATAGAGGTTCGGACCGACCCCCAGAGGTTCCGTCCCCTGGACCTTCCGATATTGTGGGGCGACAACGGCAAGATCAGCCGGCAGACCGGCTGGCAGCCGGAATATGGGATCGAGCGGACGCTGAGGGAACTTTATCAGTATTGGCTGGACCGGGTATAA
- the gmd gene encoding GDP-mannose 4,6-dehydratase: MKALITGITGQDGSYLADFLLEKGYQVYGMVRRASTENFERIEHIKDRVQLVQADLLDQLSMINVIKQANPDEVYNLAAQSFVPTSWDQPVLTGEFTALGVTRMLEAIRLVNPRIKFYQASSSEMFGKVRETPQTELTPFYPRSPYGVAKVYGHWITINYRESYNIFACSGILFNHESPRRGKEFVTKKITDAVARIKLGLEKELRLGTLDAKRDWGFAGDYVRAMWLMLQQPQPDDYVIATGRTHSVRDFCQIAFEHVGLDYNDYVKIDQRFVRPAEVDLLLGDSTKAQKALKWEIKVPFEELVKMMVDADLKIYKNRMK, translated from the coding sequence ATGAAAGCTTTGATTACCGGAATCACCGGGCAGGACGGATCGTACCTGGCCGATTTTCTTTTAGAGAAGGGCTACCAGGTCTACGGCATGGTGCGCCGGGCCTCCACCGAGAATTTTGAACGGATAGAGCATATCAAGGACCGGGTTCAACTGGTGCAGGCGGATCTGCTGGACCAGCTTTCCATGATCAACGTGATCAAGCAGGCGAACCCCGACGAGGTCTACAACCTGGCCGCCCAGTCGTTCGTCCCCACCTCCTGGGACCAGCCGGTCCTCACCGGGGAGTTCACCGCCCTGGGGGTGACCCGGATGCTGGAGGCCATTCGGCTGGTGAATCCCAGGATAAAATTCTACCAGGCCTCCAGCTCGGAGATGTTCGGCAAGGTCCGGGAGACGCCGCAGACCGAACTGACCCCGTTCTATCCCCGCAGCCCCTACGGCGTGGCCAAGGTCTACGGCCATTGGATCACCATCAACTACCGCGAATCCTACAATATCTTTGCCTGCTCCGGCATCCTGTTCAACCACGAATCGCCCAGAAGGGGCAAGGAGTTCGTCACCAAGAAGATCACCGATGCCGTGGCCCGGATCAAGCTGGGCCTGGAGAAGGAGCTTCGGCTGGGGACCCTGGACGCCAAGCGGGATTGGGGCTTTGCCGGCGACTATGTGCGGGCCATGTGGCTGATGCTGCAGCAGCCGCAGCCCGACGATTATGTGATCGCCACCGGCCGGACCCATTCGGTGCGGGATTTCTGCCAGATCGCTTTCGAGCATGTCGGTCTGGATTACAACGATTACGTCAAGATCGACCAGCGGTTCGTCCGCCCGGCCGAGGTGGACCTGCTGCTGGGCGATTCCACCAAGGCCCAGAAGGCCCTCAAATGGGAGATCAAGGTGCCCTTTGAGGAGCTGGTGAAAATGATGGTCGATGCCGACTTAAAAATCTATAAAAACCGGATGAAGTGA
- a CDS encoding TldD/PmbA family protein, which produces MYGQAKIKKMLRLALSASRADQTEVFITAEDSALTRFANSYIHQNVAQRNGTISVRAVFGQKIGMASSNILTEQSIRDTVSQACSIAKLQHDNPDFVSLPGPEKAGRQAPDLYVEETAQITPAQRAEAVGRICRKAEKHKARAFGAFSTGTVEIGIANSLGVMQYNCSTDANLNTVVMSDTGSGYGQGASRDAGKINIDAIADSAVKKAVDSRNPADIKPGRYPVILEAMAVYTLVEFMNYTGFSAMAVQEGRSFIGLNIGQPVVDPQITILDDPYNKKGFAFPFDFEGVPKQKVTLIDQGIAKGVVYDSYTAYKENKRSTGHALPAPAYFPMALNLEMKGGRSSIEEMISTTERGIYVTRFHYCNLIDPMQVSLTGMTRDGTFLIENGKITKPVKNLRFTESVLKTLSKVSAISRKTSLVTEDNAYGNRFANGILVPALKLESFNFSGATEF; this is translated from the coding sequence ATGTACGGGCAGGCTAAAATAAAAAAGATGCTCCGGCTGGCGCTGTCCGCCTCCCGGGCCGACCAGACAGAGGTCTTCATAACCGCCGAGGATTCGGCCCTGACCCGCTTCGCCAATTCCTACATCCACCAGAATGTGGCCCAGCGCAACGGGACCATATCGGTGCGGGCGGTATTCGGCCAGAAGATAGGGATGGCCTCCAGCAACATACTCACCGAGCAGAGCATCCGGGATACGGTATCCCAGGCCTGCAGCATCGCCAAACTGCAGCACGATAACCCCGATTTCGTATCCCTGCCCGGCCCGGAAAAAGCCGGCCGCCAGGCGCCCGATCTTTATGTGGAGGAAACGGCCCAGATCACTCCGGCCCAAAGGGCCGAAGCGGTGGGCAGGATTTGCCGCAAAGCGGAGAAGCATAAGGCCAGGGCCTTCGGGGCTTTCAGCACCGGAACGGTGGAGATCGGCATCGCCAATTCGCTGGGCGTAATGCAATACAATTGTTCCACCGACGCCAATCTCAACACCGTAGTGATGAGCGATACCGGTTCGGGCTACGGCCAGGGGGCCTCCCGCGATGCAGGGAAGATAAACATCGACGCCATCGCCGACAGCGCGGTCAAAAAAGCGGTGGACAGCCGGAACCCGGCCGACATCAAGCCCGGGCGCTATCCGGTGATCCTGGAGGCCATGGCGGTGTACACCCTGGTGGAATTCATGAACTACACCGGGTTCTCGGCCATGGCGGTTCAGGAGGGGCGCAGCTTCATCGGCCTGAATATAGGCCAGCCGGTGGTAGATCCCCAGATCACCATTTTAGACGATCCTTACAATAAAAAAGGCTTTGCCTTTCCCTTCGATTTCGAGGGGGTGCCCAAACAGAAGGTGACCCTGATAGACCAGGGCATTGCCAAAGGGGTGGTCTACGATTCCTACACGGCGTATAAGGAAAATAAAAGATCCACTGGCCATGCCCTGCCGGCCCCGGCCTACTTTCCCATGGCCCTGAACCTGGAGATGAAGGGCGGCCGGTCATCGATCGAAGAAATGATCAGCACCACCGAGCGCGGCATCTATGTCACCCGGTTCCATTACTGCAACCTGATCGATCCCATGCAGGTGTCCCTGACCGGGATGACCCGCGACGGGACCTTCCTGATAGAAAACGGAAAGATAACCAAGCCGGTCAAGAACCTTCGGTTCACCGAGAGCGTTTTGAAAACCCTGTCCAAGGTATCCGCCATCTCCAGGAAGACCAGCCTGGTGACCGAGGACAATGCTTATGGCAACCGCTTTGCCAACGGCATCCTGGTCCCGGCCTTAAAGCTGGAGAGCTTCAATTTCAGCGGGGCCACCGAATTCTGA